The proteins below are encoded in one region of Stigmatopora argus isolate UIUO_Sarg chromosome 2, RoL_Sarg_1.0, whole genome shotgun sequence:
- the zdhhc13 gene encoding putative palmitoyltransferase ZDHHC13, with protein MGWIKGGKSHTHDSCHHGHSDHSHSHGPRAAAFSGMDLPFVPAFHEQFGNIADDTMDLSQQPKKRSHLDDSSTWDIVKASQFGNLDRCKELVEAGYDVRQLDKENVSVLHWAAINNRLELVKYYISKGAIVDQLGGDLNSTPLHWAIRQGHLPMVIQLIRYGADSSIADGEGYRALHLAILFQHMAIAAYLMAKGQEVDGPDCNGQSPLMLAAQKIIGPEPTSFLIKNNASVSAMDKVNRNTPLHCAVLAGNVDAACVLLKAGASLDLQNANGHTPLDLAHQVHSPLLIYMLNQVQQDRSRANSRCLKIAVKYRVALQFLLTTAMLGCLGAILDMNTDSWLLKGILLVCVVCAISLATRNFPSEVFHTLLPSTSLMASIFWMLVTWCLWFLPDILCSCDRVLFTFNATALLYYYLRACRTDPGFVKATEEEKKLNVLVLAEAGCLDPSIFCTSCMIKKPVRASHCQRCDACVAKQDHHSVWTNTCIGARNHLYFVLFVFFLLLMSMWMFYGCLVYWSTHCVPRTEEQGLLGVAFAVVDCSPWLLCIFLLALYRACWSSFILLLQLYQIAFLGLTTAERMSLLMHARKHGQCLSLSQNPYNLGVVRNLVSFFKLRCCGLFKPAVIDWTQQFPPGHDQRLFRPTDMV; from the exons ATGGGTTGGATCAAAGGTGGCAAA AGTCATACACATGACAGCTGTCACCACGGGCATTCGGATCATTCTCACAGTCACGGCCCACGGGCAGCGGCCTTCAGCGGCATGGATCTCCCATTCGTGCCTGCTTTTCACGAACAGTTTGGCAACATTGCAGATGACACGATGGATCTCAGTCAACAGCCAAAGAAGCGATCGCACCTGGATGACAGCAGTACGTGGGACATAGTGAAAGCATCACA GTTTGGCAACTTGGACCGCTGTAAAGAGCTGGTGGAAGCTGGATATGATGTCAGGCAGCTGGACAAGGAGAACGTTTCGGTGTTGCACTGGGCGGCTATAAACAATCGCTTGGAGTTGGTGAA GTATTACATTTCTAAGGGTGCCATAGTTGACCAGCTTGGAGGAGATCTGAACTCTACACCACTTCATTGGGCCATAAG ACAGGGCCACCTTCCTATGGTAATTCAGCTGATAAGGTACGGAGCAGATTCTTCCATTGCAGACGGAGAAGGTTATCGTGCTCTCCACCTCGCCATCCTCTTCCAGCACATGGCCATAGCTGCTTATCTTATGGCCAAGGGACAG GAAGTTGACGGACCTGACTGCAATGGCCAATCGCCGCTGATGTTAGCAGCGCAGAAGATTATTGG GCCTGAGCCCACCAGCTTTCTGATCAAAAACAATGCCTCTGTGAGCGCAATGGACAAAGTGAACAGGAACACTCCGCTTCACTGTGCTGTACTGGCAGGGAACGTAGACGCTGCATGTGTGCTGCTGAAGGCTGGAGCGAGTTTGGATCTCCAAAACGCCAAC GGCCACACACCTCTGGACCTTGCTCACCAGGTGCACAGCCCCCTGCTTATCTACATGCTTAACCAAGTCCAACAGGACAGGAGCCGCGCAAATTCACGCTGCTTAAAAATCGCCGTCAAATACAGG GTGGCCCTACAATTTTTGCTGACCACTGCCATGCTTGGCTGTTTGGGTGCCATATTGGATATGAATACAGACTCCTGGTTGCTCAAAGGGATCCTCCTAGTATGCGTGGTCTGTGCAATCAGTTTGGCAACAAg GAATTTCCCCAGTGAAGTATTTCACACACTCCTACCGTCGACAAGTCTCATGGCCTCCATTTTCTGGATGTTGGTCACATGGTGCCTCTGGTTCCTACCTGATATCCTTTGCAGTTGCGATAGA GTTCTTTTCACATTCAACGCAACCGCTCTACTCTACTACTACCTCCGTGCCTGCAGGACTGACCCTGGCTTTGTCAAGGCAACtgaagaggagaagaaattg AATGTGTTGGTGTTGGCTGAGGCCGGCTGCCTCGACCCCAGTATATTCTGCACTTCCTGCATG ATAAAGAAACCAGTTCGAGCAAGCCACTGCCAGAGATGTGACGCCTGTGTAGCCAAGCAGGACCATCACTCTGTCTGGACCAACACCTGCATTG GTGCCAGGAATCATCTTTACTTTGTCCTATTCGTGTTCTTCCTCTTACTAATGAGCATGTGGATGTTCTACGGCTGTCTTGTGT ACTGGTCGACACATTGCGTGCCACGAACTGAGGAGCAGGGTCTCCTGGGAGTGGCCTTTGCCGTGGTCGACTGTTCTCCGTGGTTGCTGTGCATTTTCTTATTGGCCCTGTACCGCGCTTGCTGGTCCAGCTTCATCCTGCTCCTGCAGCTCTACCAG ATCGCTTTCCTCGGACTAACGACGGCCGAGAGGATGAGTTTGTTAATGCATGCAAGAAAACATGGACAATGCTTGTCCTTGTCCCAAAATCCATACAA TTTGGGTGTTGTGAGGAACCTGGTGTCATTCTTCAAGCTGAGATGTTGCGGCCTCTTTAAACCGGCCGTCATCGACTGGACGCAGCAGTTTCCGCCAGGCCACGACCAACGCTTGTTCAGACCCACGGACATGGTGTAA